In the Malania oleifera isolate guangnan ecotype guangnan chromosome 1, ASM2987363v1, whole genome shotgun sequence genome, one interval contains:
- the LOC131155495 gene encoding MDIS1-interacting receptor like kinase 2-like, which translates to MASSSSVHLISLFSWAAAFVSFYATCTIIAIFLVVHFYIKQKPIFIPIGLFLSLFALGLVFLSHRKGKNTKNEASVINNGDIFSIWNYDGRIAYEDIIEATEDFNIRYCIGTGGYGSVYKAQLPSRKVVALKKLHHLEAEEPAFDNSFRNEVHMLTHIRHRNIVKLHGFCLHKRCMFLIYEYMERGSLFCALRDDDEAVKLDWIKRINIVKATTHALSYMHHDCIPPIVHRDISSNNLLLNSQFEALVSDFGTARKLYPDSSNQTIVAGTYGYIAPELAYSMVVTEKCDVYSFGVVALEIIMGRHPGELLSSLLSASTKYIMLHDVIDSRLSPPTNQLVASELVLVTKLALACVHAKPKSRPTMKTISEEFLGQRKPLTKSFHEISLSQLWNQ; encoded by the exons ATGGCATCCTCATCCTCTGTTCATCTCATTTCCTTATTCTCATGGGCTGCAGCCTTTGTTTCTTTTTACGCTACTTGTACCATTATCGCTATCTTTCTAGTAGTCCATTTTTACATTAAGCAAAAGCCCATTTTTATTCCCATCGGCTTATTCCTATCTCTCTTTGCTCTTGGATTGGTTTTCCTATCTCATCGAAAGGGAAAGAATACAAAAAATGAAGCAAGTGTCATTAATAATGGAGATATATTTTCGATATGGAATTATGATGGTAGGATTGCATATGAAGACATTATTGAAGCAACAGAGGACTTCAACATCAGATACTGCATCGGGACAGGAGGTTACGGTAGTGTTTATAAAGCACAATTGCCTAGTCGAAAAGTGGTTGCTTTAAAGAAACTTCACCATTTGGAAGCTGAGGAGCCTGCATTTGATAATAGTTTTAGGAATGAGGTTCACATGTTAACTCATATTCGACATCGAAACATTGTGAAGCTTCATGGATTTTGTCTACATAAACGATGCATGTTTTTAATTTATGAGTACATGGAAAGGGGGAGTTTATTTTGTGCCTTGAGGGATGATGATGAAGCGGTGAAACTAGATTGGATTAAGCGCATCAACATTGTTAAGGCAACAACACATGCTCTATCTTACATGCACCACGATTGCATCCCACCGATTGTTCATCGAGACATATCAAGCAACAACCTTCTTTTGAACTCTCAATTTGAGGCTTTAGTCTCAGACTTTGGCACTGCCAGGAAATTATACCCTGATTCATCTAATCAAACAATAGTTGCAGGCACTTATGGATATATTGCACCAG AACTTGCCTACTCCATGGTTGTTACAGAAAAGTGTGATGTTTACAGCTTTGGGGTGGTGGCACTAGAAATAATAATGGGTAGGCATCCGGGAGAGTTGCTTTCTTCATTGTTATCTGCATCTACTAAATACATAATGCTCCATGATGTGATAGACTCACGCCTTTCACCTCCAACCAATCAGCTAGTTGCAAGTGAGCTTGTTCTTGTTACAAAACTTGCTCTTGCTTGTGTACATGCCAAACCAAAGTCCAGGCCAACAATGAAGACTATCTCTGAGGAATTTCTAGGTCAACGGAAGCCATTAACCAAATCATTTCATGAAATTTCATTGTCGCAATTATGGAACCAATAA